The following coding sequences are from one Eriocheir sinensis breed Jianghai 21 chromosome 13, ASM2467909v1, whole genome shotgun sequence window:
- the LOC126998162 gene encoding uncharacterized protein LOC126998162 has translation MAVACHTFHDFLQPSDASPGSATPSSGSSSPEVFFDAPEQLSTTMLPTTPTRGLVNNAEEFHDAQEMPAAGVSVYIEDSRATHGLGDQGHGEADSETGRNGSFNFDDGHTEPGSQGDQKAKARRLLKDFLPKKQLSNNLREETRKIVQMLSNDKVCKIDRPSLGLQDRLQSLVQRSAGKRTTYVKGPRVCSTLVKSIVKRTQDSMYFRRTSFQGYPGKQEERLPLPVFNKPIPSYTKPPKCTKAPERDGTPLRGSQVTNQTNNANVFELVIKRRKQNSINETNSGSTAPVSASPPGPLSTITYNNHNNTPRGTLDNTSTGENVHVTSTVDLSKSRRGDFENDLISVEFKISIPYGADDLDTPEATEHRPSFPQVAEDAESDEEMEFSSEEPFPDTPSKDAGQKAPTTPNLNTTGMLKDPPNKQTKMKETTAVSHNFPDVQMENSSNLTNGHDKKAADPPSAKSGSQAPSSGGSNAPPPPRQRGDSMTNGVIDLRKHIASLNKVSLTFGAKNNEHTSDDKNAAATSDSPASPKPYTAPMTTQSTSEAKPRTVQVAAGRGTGEQAKSSSPGNAPKFHTATAMANLSVPTYRGGQALERRLSPVSSSKSLQRRLSTLDLLYPDEDIPSSAANNALHIETLMRLKTDNLVARHGGKGNLHPYPTSPRQTSPAPSPEPPAQKAAPESTSGKEKTEVTPDAAECLPPLPPNVQRVKRESVSRQASKEEDLGGQRTVSRNGSLEHPCPGSRRGSHLLQRPGSRRGSKMPSFSQDTLRKCLIAAVDQCYNTEWEETSDSNVVRDDSMSQDEVNKSLVKAVCRHDAEKVRVMLKLGGDPNVKHNSSPVLLRAAREGALYVMQALLAAGADVDVRSDMGNSPLHLAARSGYSEVAVQLVHSGAFVDAINRSGVTPLQMALAHGHLDVAHSLLRLNADMFLQNKVGETAYDVANDLGYIGLSGAPREVRRDSGVGTRVEPCSNDVPVAVRMIQGIEVGCAGTVDDCLREGASPNTLLPLALHWPAHASVLHRAAHHGHDLIVRLLLAAGADIQARDVVGNTPLHVATQAGHNRVVKILLDSGASLEAVSQSGMSPLHRAASKGKELTCNLLIRRGANPRAEDSSGRTPADWARKRDFKHLSQKLVYRRKSSNTLLAEVDGRLDLNHLHRLHEAALKEPRQSPEPMECEE, from the coding sequence ATGGCGGTGGCGTGCCACACATTCCACGACTTCTTGCAGCCCAGCGACGCCTCGCCAGGCTCCGCCACGCCCTCCAGCGGCTCTAGCTCCCCCGAAGTATTCTTCGATGCACCCGAACAGCTCTCCACTACCATGCTACCAACCACGCCCACTCGTGGCCTTGTCAATAATGCTGAAGAGTTTCATGACGCCCAGGAGATGCCTGCTGCAGGCGTCAGTGTTTATATTGAAGACTCCAGGGCGACACATGGCCTCGGCGACCAGGGGCACGGCGAGGCAGACAGCGAAACGGGACGCAACGGCTCTTTTAACTTTGATGATGGACACACTGAGCCAGGCTCCCAGGGGGACCAGAAGGCCAAGGCGCGGCGCCTCCTGAAAGACTTCCTGCCAAAGAAGCAGCTGAGCAATAACCTGAGGGAGGAGACTCGCAAGATCGTGCAGATGCTGTCCAATGACAAGGTGTGCAAGATCGACAGGCCGAGCTTGGGGCTGCAGGACAGACTACAGAGTTTAGTGCAGCGTTCGGCGGGGAAGAGGACCACTTATGTCAAGGGGCCTCGCGTCTGCAGCACCCTCGTCAAGAGCATCGTCAAACGCACGCAGGACTCTATGTATTTCCGAAGGACCTCGTTCCAAGGATACCCCGGCAAGCAGGAAGAGCGACTTCCCCTGCCGGTCTTCAACAAGCCGATCCCCAGCTACACCAAGCCCCCCAAGTGTACCAAGGCGCCGGAGAGGGACGGCACACCATTGCGAGGGAGCCAGGTGACCAATCAGACAAACAACGCCAATGTCTTCGAGTTGGTGATCAAGCGTCGAAAACAGAACAGCATCAACGAGACCAATTCTGGCAGCACGGCGCCTGTCTcagcctctccacctggtccactTTCTACCATAACCTACAATAACCATAACAATACTCCCCGCGGCACACTAGACAACACCTCCACAGGAGAAAACGTCCATGTGACCAGCACCGTCGACCTGTCTAAGAGTAGACGTGGCGACTTTGAAAACGATTTAATTAGTGTTGAATTCAAGATCAGCATTCCGTACGGGGCTGATGACCTGGACACCCCCGAGGCCACGGAGCACAGACCAAGTTTCCCTCAAGTGGCTGAAGATGCGGAGTCTGATGAAGAGATGGAGTTTTCGTCAGAGGAACCTTTCCCCGACACACCCTCGAAGGACGCTGGACAGAAGGCGCCCACCACACCGAACTTGAACACAACAGGAATGCTGAAAGATCCTCCGAATAAGCAAACTAAGATGAAAGAAACAACAGCGGTTTCGCATAACTTTCCAGATGTGCAAATGGAAAATTCCTCCAACCTCACAAACGGACATGATAAAAAGGCGGCGGATCCTCCTTCTGCAAAGAGTGGTAGTCAAGCGCCTTCATCGGGTGGCTCCAACGCGCCTCCGCCGCCACGGCAGCGAGGTGACAGCATGACCAACGGTGTCATTGACCTGCGGAAGCACATCGCGTCGCTCAACAAAGTGTCGCTCACGTTCGGGGCAAAGAACAATGAACACACGAGTGACGACAAGAATGCTGCAGCAACGAGTGACTCGCCAGCGTCGCCGAAGCCGTATACGGCACCCATGACTACTCAGTCAACGAGTGAGGCCAAACCTAGGACGGTCCAGGTGGCGGCGGGACGAGGAACTGGAGAACAAGCTAAAAGTTCTTCGCCAGGTAATGCACCCAAGTTCCACACGGCCACGGCTATGGCGAACTTGTCGGTGCCTACGTACAGAGGCGGACAGGCTTTGGAAAGGCGTCTGTCCCCCGTCAGCTCTTCCAAGTCCCTGCAGCGGAGGCTCTCCACGCTCGACCTTCTTTACCCCGACGAGGACATTCCGTCATCCGCCGCCAACAACGCGCTGCACATCGAGACTCTCATGAGACTCAAAACGGATAACTTGGTGGCGCGGCACGGAGGTAAAGGCAACCTGCACCCCTACCCGACCAGCCCCCGCCAGAcgtcccctgccccctccccagAGCCCCCCGCCCAGAAGGCAGCTCCGGAGAGCACTTCAGGCAAAGAGAAGACTGAGGTCACTCCTGATGCTGCGGAATGTCTGCCTCCGCTCCCTCCAAACGTCCAGAGAGTCAAGCGCGAGTCTGTCAGCCGCCAGGCAAGTAAAGAGGAAGACCTTGGCGGCCAGAGAACTGTCAGCAGGAACGGGAGTCTGGAGCATCCGTGCCCGGGCAGCAGAAGGGGCAGCCACCTGCTGCAGCGGCCAGGTTCGCGACGAGGGAGCAAGATGCCGAGCTTCAGCCAGGACACACTAAGGAAGTGCCTCATCGCCGCCGTGGACCAATGTTACAACACCGAGTGGGAGGAGACCAGCGACAGTAACGTGGTGAGGGATGACAGCATGAGTCAGGACGAGGTGAACAAGTCCCTGGTGAAGGCCGTCTGTCGCCACGACGCCGAGAAGGTGCGGGTGATGCTGAAGCTCGGAGGTGACCCCAACGTGAAGCATAACAGCAGCCCGGTGCTGCTGCGTGCCGCCAGGGAGGGGGCGCTGTACGTGATGCAGGCCCTGCTGGCCGCCGGGGCTGACGTGGACGTGCGCTCTGACATGGGAAACAGCCCGTTGCACCTGGCGGCCCGCAGCGGCTACAGCGAAGTGGCTGTCCAGTTGGTGCATAGCGGCGCCTTCGTCGACGCCATCAACAGGTCAGGCGTCACGCCCCTGCAAATGGCCCTGGCGCACGGCCACCTGGACGTGGCCCATTCCCTGCTGCGCCTTAATGCAGATATGTTCCTGCAGAACAAAGTGGGCGAGACGGCCTACGACGTGGCCAACGATCTGGGCTACATCGGCCTGTCCGGGGCGCCGCGGGAAGTACGGCGAGACTCCGGGGTAGGCACGAGGGTGGAGCCGTGCTCCAACGACGTGCCCGTGGCCGTGAGGATGATCCAGGGCATCGAGGTGGGCTGCGCTGGTACCGTGGACGACTGTCTGCGGGAGGGCGCCTCGCCCAACACGCTGCTGCCGCTGGCCCTGCACTGGCCGGCTCACGCCTCGGTGCTGCACCGCGCCGCCCATCACGGCCACGACCTCATCGTGCGGCTGCTGCTGGCCGCCGGGGCAGACATCCAAGCCAGGGACGTGGTGGGCAACACGCCCCTGCACGTCGCAACCCAGGCGGGACACAACCGCGTGGTCAAGATCCTTCTCGACAGCGGAGCGTCGCTGGAGGCTGTCTCCCAATCAGGAATGTCCCCCCTACACCGCGCGGCCTCGAAAGGGAAGGAGCTCACCTGCAACCTGTTGATTCGACGCGGCGCCAACCCACGTGCGGAGGACAGCTCTGGGCGGACCCCGGCTGACTGGGCGCGGAAACGAGACTTCAAGCACCTTAGCCAGAAGCTGGTGTACCGCCGCAAGAGTAGCAACACACTGCTGGCCGAGGTGGACGGGCGGCTGGACCTCAACCACCTGCACCGCCTGCACGAGGCTGCCCTCAAGGAGCCACGGCAGTCCCCTGAGCCCATGGAGTGTGAGGAGTGA